Below is a window of Streptomyces sp. NBC_00223 DNA.
GAGATCGTGATCGCGCAGACGACGAGTGACGACGAGGAGCAGGCGAAGACCCTCGCCAGAGACGCTGTTGAGAGCAAACTGGCGGCGGGCGTTCACATCGATGCGCCCATCACCGCCTTCTACTGGTGGCAGGGGAAGGTCGAAGCGGCGCAGGAGTGGCGGATCTCCTACATGACGTCGTCGGATCGCCTCCCCGCGCTGGAGGCATGGCTTCACGAGAGGCACCCGTACGACGTCCCCCAGTGGGTCACGCTGCCTGTGACCGGAGGGTCGGAGGCGTACTTGTCCTGGGTCGTCGACGAGACGCGCCCGCGGTAGAGGTCTCCACTACAGCGCCTCGCTCTCACCGAGCCTGTGTGCTTCGACGCTTCACAGCGTCGCGAACGTCAGCAGGTGGCTGGCCAGGTCATGCTCAGTGTCGGGGAGCCCGGCAGCGATGGCCTGGGCCCGCTGCCGGCCCATGGTGTTGGGCTTCGACTCCGCCGCTGCGGCGAACTGGTGCGCGACGTAGGCCCCGCGATCTACGTCGCCGCCGCGCAGAAGGGCGGACGCCAGGTCACCCAGGACGACCACACCGGACTCGGGTAGTTCACCGCCGAGGCGCTCGACTGCGGAGTCGGCGGTGGCCGTCAGCTCCTGACGCTTGAGTTCGCCGTAGACCGAGAGGGTCAAGGAGTCCATCCGGTACGGCGTCACGAAGCGGACCCACGCCTGCTCGCTCGTATGGTCGGCGAAGTCATAGGCGAACTTGGCCTGGTCGAG
It encodes the following:
- the cutA gene encoding divalent-cation tolerance protein CutA, with product MDPEIVIAQTTSDDEEQAKTLARDAVESKLAAGVHIDAPITAFYWWQGKVEAAQEWRISYMTSSDRLPALEAWLHERHPYDVPQWVTLPVTGGSEAYLSWVVDETRPR